A single region of the Pseudalkalibacillus berkeleyi genome encodes:
- a CDS encoding bifunctional folylpolyglutamate synthase/dihydrofolate synthase produces the protein MKTYEETLHWIHELLAFGMKPGLSRMEKMLEELGNPEKELTSVHIAGTNGKGSTLTYMRCVLQEAGYTVGTFTSPYIEQFNERISMNGVPIPDQELVAVANEVRPIVEKVAATEFGTPTEFEVVTVLSMVYFARHQNPDIIIFETGLGGRFDSTNVIQPILTAITTIGYDHTAILGETLAEIAFEKSGIMKKNIPMVTGVEQEEALQVIEEQASVKNVELTKLDQACSIFNHMALEQGEQFTLQTTRHLYESLQLKMSGEHQVKNASLAVLLIEKLIEHNEFRISQNDISNGLKQASWPGRFETMSENPLIIVDGAHNKEGIESLKATLKSHYPNKNKRLIFSALKDKPIEEMLSTLYDTIDHITFTSFRFHRASSAESLYDVCTFKKKDLEENFEKAIRLEREKMDENTVLVITGSLYFISTVRNFLKNKK, from the coding sequence ATGAAAACATACGAAGAAACATTGCACTGGATACATGAGTTGCTCGCTTTTGGGATGAAGCCTGGACTATCCCGCATGGAAAAAATGCTTGAAGAACTAGGAAATCCTGAAAAGGAACTGACCTCCGTCCATATTGCAGGAACAAATGGGAAAGGCTCAACGCTCACATATATGCGATGTGTGCTACAAGAGGCTGGATACACTGTTGGAACCTTTACTTCACCTTATATAGAACAATTTAATGAACGGATTTCGATGAACGGTGTACCCATTCCAGATCAAGAGTTAGTCGCGGTTGCAAATGAAGTAAGACCCATTGTTGAAAAAGTAGCTGCAACTGAATTTGGCACACCAACTGAGTTTGAAGTTGTTACGGTATTGTCGATGGTTTATTTTGCTAGACATCAAAATCCTGACATTATCATATTTGAAACAGGACTAGGGGGGCGTTTTGATTCTACGAATGTCATTCAGCCAATTTTAACCGCAATTACAACAATCGGTTATGATCATACTGCTATATTAGGTGAAACGCTAGCTGAAATCGCATTTGAAAAAAGCGGGATAATGAAGAAAAACATTCCGATGGTAACGGGCGTTGAACAAGAGGAAGCACTACAAGTCATTGAAGAACAAGCGAGTGTAAAAAACGTTGAGTTGACAAAGCTAGATCAAGCTTGTTCAATCTTCAATCATATGGCACTGGAACAAGGGGAGCAATTCACATTACAAACAACTAGACACTTATATGAGAGTCTTCAACTTAAAATGAGCGGGGAGCATCAAGTGAAAAATGCGTCGCTCGCTGTACTATTAATAGAAAAGTTAATTGAGCATAACGAATTCAGGATTTCACAGAATGATATTTCAAATGGTCTTAAACAAGCATCATGGCCAGGAAGATTCGAAACAATGAGTGAGAATCCATTGATCATTGTTGATGGCGCACATAATAAAGAAGGAATTGAAAGTTTAAAAGCTACTTTAAAATCACATTATCCGAACAAGAATAAGCGGTTGATTTTTAGTGCGCTGAAAGATAAACCAATAGAAGAAATGTTATCAACATTATACGATACGATTGATCATATTACATTTACATCGTTTCGTTTTCATAGAGCTAGTTCTGCCGAATCACTTTATGATGTATGTACTTTTAAGAAGAAAGACCTAGAGGAAAATTTTGAAAAGGCGATTCGATTAGAAAGAGAAAAAATGGATGAAAATACTGTCCTAGTCATCACTGGATCACTTTATTTTATTTCAACAGTACGAAATTTTTTGAAAAATAAAAAATAA